A genomic window from Camelus ferus isolate YT-003-E chromosome X, BCGSAC_Cfer_1.0, whole genome shotgun sequence includes:
- the SNX12 gene encoding sorting nexin-12 isoform X1: MSDTAVADTRRLNSKPQDLTDAYGPPSNFLEIDIFNPQTVGVGRARFTTYEVRMRTNLPIFKLKESCVRRRYSDFEWLKNELERDSKIVVPPLPGKALKRQLPFRGDEGIFEESFIEERRQGLEQFINKIAGHPLAQNERCLHMFLQEEAIDRNYVPGKVRQ, from the exons ATGTCGGACACAGCAGTAGCTGATACTCGGCGCCTTAACTCGAAGCCGCAGGACCTGACCGACGCTTACGGGCCGCCAAGTAACTTCCTGGAGATCGACATCTTTAATCCACAGACGGTGGGCGTGGGCCGCGCGCGCTTCACCACCTATGAGGTTCGCATGCGG ACAAACCTACCTATCTTCAAGCTGAAGGAGTCCTGTGTTCGGCGGCGCTACAGTGACTTTGAGTGGCTGAAAAATGAGCTGGAACGAGATAGTAAG ATTGTAGTACCACCACTGCCTGGGAAAGCCTTGAAGCGGCAGCTCCCTTTCCGAGGAGACGAAGGCATCTTTGAGGAATCCTTTAttgaagaaaggaggcagggccTCGAACAGTTTATTAACAA AATTGCTGGGCACCCACTGGCTCAGAATGAACGCTGCCTACACATGTTCCTGCAGGAGGAGGCAATTGACAGGAACTACGTCCCTGGGAAGGTGCGCCAGTAG
- the SNX12 gene encoding sorting nexin-12 isoform X2 has translation MSDTAVADTRRLNSKPQDLTDAYGPPSNFLEIDIFNPQTVGVGRARFTTYETNLPIFKLKESCVRRRYSDFEWLKNELERDSKIVVPPLPGKALKRQLPFRGDEGIFEESFIEERRQGLEQFINKIAGHPLAQNERCLHMFLQEEAIDRNYVPGKVRQ, from the exons ATGTCGGACACAGCAGTAGCTGATACTCGGCGCCTTAACTCGAAGCCGCAGGACCTGACCGACGCTTACGGGCCGCCAAGTAACTTCCTGGAGATCGACATCTTTAATCCACAGACGGTGGGCGTGGGCCGCGCGCGCTTCACCACCTATGAG ACAAACCTACCTATCTTCAAGCTGAAGGAGTCCTGTGTTCGGCGGCGCTACAGTGACTTTGAGTGGCTGAAAAATGAGCTGGAACGAGATAGTAAG ATTGTAGTACCACCACTGCCTGGGAAAGCCTTGAAGCGGCAGCTCCCTTTCCGAGGAGACGAAGGCATCTTTGAGGAATCCTTTAttgaagaaaggaggcagggccTCGAACAGTTTATTAACAA AATTGCTGGGCACCCACTGGCTCAGAATGAACGCTGCCTACACATGTTCCTGCAGGAGGAGGCAATTGACAGGAACTACGTCCCTGGGAAGGTGCGCCAGTAG